Below is a genomic region from Halogeometricum sp. S1BR25-6.
CGCCGAGTGCGAGCCATATCTGCGTCGACTCGCCGGTGTGTTCATCTCGCCGGGGTTGACGAACACTTGATTGGTGCGCACCTTGGTCGCGCCGAGGGGGCGCCTGAGATTTTTCATATCGGTCTCGCAGCTCTGCTTAAAACCTCATATGCAGACAGAAGTTGCGTACGAAATAGAGAGGATGAGTTCAGCAAACTTTGGTTGTGCCAGTGGTCCGGTGGCAAACTTCACCCAGTAGTATGCTCTACTAAAGAGCATGACCAGTCGGTGAAGATGGACGACGACACTAAGTCTCGGCTCGAACGGTTGCAGGCCGAGATTCGGCTGAAGGTAGGAAGACGAGTGACACAACAGGAAATCTTGGCACGGTTCGTCGAACAGGCCATCGAGTCCAAAGCGGATCTCATCGATTCGTTCCGAGAGGAACGTGTTCCCCTCGCCGAGTCCGAGCGCGAGAAGTTCCACGATGGGATGGTCTCGTCCGGAGTCTCGACGAGCGAAGAAGACATCGACGACATGCTGTACGGATGAGTGTCTTCGTCGATACTGGCGTGTTCTTTGCGCACCACGATACGGATGCTGACCGGCACGATCAAGCCGTCAGTGCGTTCGAGGAGTTGCTTGATGGGGAACACGGACAGCCGTACACGAACGACTACGTTTTCGACGAGACCGTGACCTTCACACGCGCCCGAACAGGGTCGTTCAAGGCTGCGGACATCGTCGCTAGTCGTATTCTCGGAGAAGACTCCTTCCCTCATGTCTTCGAGA
It encodes:
- a CDS encoding type II toxin-antitoxin system VapC family toxin is translated as MSVFVDTGVFFAHHDTDADRHDQAVSAFEELLDGEHGQPYTNDYVFDETVTFTRARTGSFKAADIVASRILGEDSFPHVFEMLHVEPDDVRTSLETFRRYDDHDLSFTDATIVTLCDSRGIDAVLSFDTDFDGLVERIEPGY